A window of the Agrococcus jejuensis genome harbors these coding sequences:
- a CDS encoding sugar transferase: protein MSRSRYLAVRGVTDRVVAGTALVVLSPLMLAIAASILVAMGRPVLFRQRRVGTGGRDFSIVKFRTLVRDAERLGAGYVLPGMDLVPPLGHVLRSTSLDELPQLWNILVGEMAFVGPRPALRDQYERYTDRQRGRVSVPQGVTGLAQVRYRDAATFSTRIEADLEYVATVSLRTDARLLLATIGAVTRHDGIVQHQTPEDIDDLGDRRTSVAPDATTEEETR, encoded by the coding sequence ATGAGCCGCTCGCGCTACCTCGCCGTGCGCGGCGTCACCGACCGCGTCGTCGCGGGCACGGCCCTCGTCGTGCTGTCGCCGCTCATGCTCGCGATCGCCGCGTCGATCCTCGTCGCGATGGGCAGGCCCGTGCTCTTCCGGCAGCGGCGGGTGGGCACGGGCGGCAGGGACTTCTCGATCGTGAAGTTCCGCACGCTCGTGCGCGACGCCGAGCGCCTCGGCGCCGGCTACGTGCTGCCCGGCATGGACCTCGTGCCGCCGCTCGGCCACGTGCTGCGGTCGACGAGCCTCGACGAGCTGCCGCAGCTGTGGAACATCCTCGTCGGCGAGATGGCGTTCGTCGGGCCCAGGCCCGCGCTGCGCGACCAGTACGAGCGGTACACCGACCGGCAACGCGGGCGCGTGTCGGTGCCGCAGGGCGTCACGGGGCTCGCGCAGGTGCGCTACCGCGACGCCGCCACCTTCTCGACGCGCATCGAGGCCGACCTCGAGTACGTCGCCACCGTGAGCCTGCGCACCGATGCGCGCCTGCTCCTCGCGACCATCGGCGCCGTGACCCGGCACGACGGCATCGTGCAGCACCAGACTCCCGAGGACATCGACGACCTCGGCGATCGCAGGACCAGCGTCGCACCCGACGCCACCACCGAGGAGGAGACCAGATGA
- a CDS encoding glycosyltransferase family 4 protein, with protein sequence MTATVQLAAAPAGRRLRVLVVSQYYWPEHASIPTLLAEELQRRGHHVRVLTTFPNYPTGRLPDGQRQKAHVVETVRGVRVHRVPMVLDRSERTLHRAASYASFALSSALWGRLGMSADVVYVYATQMTPALGPAVWRRNGGPPFVLHVQDLWPDAIVGASFVRSGAGKAIARSLEPLLRRAYREASATIGISDEMAATLVERGAPRSRVHSVSNWAWEREAPPLERKQKRGRRSTSFLYAGNLGDAQQLDEVLRAAAMVDGDPRFSLDLYGSGSAEHRLRALATLLGLRSVRFRGRVSTESMSEIYRDHDFQVVPLAETPALRAAVPSKLPMSLRHGLPVVASAQGAAADLIAEHGAGIVASSADAEGIADAFREAMDLDDAEHRAMSRRARSAYERSMSLTAGVDAIEAILRNVVREETVRPGAARGRPAPTGTGGRTSTRSTARAKASHR encoded by the coding sequence ATGACCGCCACCGTGCAGCTCGCCGCCGCACCCGCCGGCCGCCGCCTGCGCGTGCTCGTCGTATCCCAGTACTACTGGCCCGAGCACGCCTCCATCCCGACGCTCCTCGCCGAGGAGCTGCAGCGCCGCGGGCACCACGTGCGGGTGCTCACGACGTTCCCCAACTACCCCACGGGCCGGCTGCCCGACGGGCAGCGGCAGAAGGCGCACGTCGTCGAGACCGTGCGCGGCGTGCGCGTGCACCGCGTGCCGATGGTGCTCGACCGCTCGGAGCGCACGCTGCACCGTGCGGCGAGCTACGCGAGCTTCGCGCTGTCGAGCGCGCTGTGGGGCAGGCTCGGGATGTCGGCGGACGTCGTGTACGTGTACGCGACGCAGATGACCCCGGCGCTCGGCCCGGCCGTGTGGCGTCGCAACGGCGGTCCGCCGTTCGTGCTGCACGTGCAGGACCTGTGGCCCGACGCCATCGTGGGCGCGTCGTTCGTGCGCTCGGGCGCCGGCAAGGCCATCGCGCGCTCGCTCGAGCCGCTGCTGCGCCGCGCGTACCGCGAGGCGTCGGCGACCATCGGCATCTCCGACGAGATGGCGGCGACGCTCGTCGAGCGCGGCGCACCCCGCTCGCGCGTGCACTCGGTGTCGAACTGGGCGTGGGAGCGCGAGGCGCCGCCGCTCGAGCGCAAGCAGAAGCGCGGCCGCCGGTCGACGTCGTTCCTCTACGCCGGCAACCTCGGCGACGCGCAGCAGCTCGACGAGGTGCTGCGCGCCGCGGCCATGGTCGACGGCGATCCGCGCTTCTCGCTCGACCTCTACGGGTCGGGCAGCGCCGAGCACCGCCTCCGCGCGCTCGCGACGCTGCTGGGGCTGCGGTCGGTGCGCTTCCGCGGCCGCGTCTCGACCGAGTCGATGTCGGAGATCTACCGAGACCACGACTTCCAGGTCGTGCCGCTCGCCGAGACGCCCGCGCTGCGCGCCGCCGTGCCGTCGAAGCTGCCCATGAGCCTGCGCCACGGCCTGCCGGTCGTGGCGTCGGCGCAGGGCGCCGCCGCCGACCTCATCGCCGAGCACGGCGCGGGGATCGTCGCGTCGAGCGCCGACGCCGAGGGCATCGCCGACGCCTTCCGCGAGGCGATGGACCTCGACGACGCCGAGCACCGCGCCATGTCGCGCCGTGCCCGCTCGGCGTACGAGCGGTCGATGTCGCTCACGGCCGGCGTCGACGCCATCGAGGCCATCCTGCGCAACGTCGTGCGCGAGGAGACCGTGCGGCCCGGCGCCGCACGCGGACGCCCGGCGCCGACCGGCACGGGCGGCCGCACCAGCACACGATCCACGGCGCGAGCGAAGGCGAGCCACCGATGA
- a CDS encoding polysaccharide biosynthesis protein, whose amino-acid sequence MTTGHEDATVLITGGTGSFGRTVAARLLRDGVGQVRILSRDEAKQDDMRHTMGDDRLRFYLGDVRDEGSVDKAMRGVDHVFHAAALKQVPSCEFFPMEAVRTNVQGSENVVRAADRAGVRSAVFLSTDKAVYPVNAMGMSKALMEKVARSHGLNNPTTATTMACVRYGNVMYSRGSVIPLFLSQMRAGKPITITNPHMTRFMMSLADSVDLVEFAFHNARQGDLFIRKARACTIADLAAAMLRLFRSDSQIEIIGTRHAEKVSEALASREELSKAIDMGDYFRIPLDSRGLDYELYVAEGDARQAEFLDYDSHTVPRMSVEEVEELLLTLPEIRSELALAGLTSSRV is encoded by the coding sequence ATGACGACAGGGCACGAGGACGCGACGGTCCTCATCACGGGCGGCACGGGCTCCTTCGGGCGCACGGTCGCGGCGCGGCTGCTGCGCGACGGCGTCGGCCAGGTGCGCATCCTCAGCCGCGACGAGGCGAAGCAGGACGACATGCGCCACACGATGGGCGACGACCGGCTGCGGTTCTACCTCGGCGACGTGCGCGACGAGGGCAGCGTCGACAAGGCGATGCGCGGCGTCGACCACGTGTTCCACGCCGCCGCGCTCAAGCAGGTGCCGTCGTGCGAGTTCTTCCCCATGGAGGCGGTGCGCACGAACGTGCAGGGCAGCGAGAACGTCGTGCGCGCCGCGGACCGCGCCGGCGTGCGCTCCGCCGTGTTCCTCAGCACCGACAAGGCCGTCTACCCCGTCAACGCCATGGGCATGAGCAAGGCGCTCATGGAGAAGGTCGCGCGCTCGCACGGCCTCAACAACCCGACGACGGCGACGACGATGGCGTGCGTGCGGTACGGCAACGTCATGTACTCGCGCGGCTCCGTCATCCCGTTGTTCCTGTCGCAGATGCGCGCTGGCAAGCCCATCACGATCACGAACCCGCACATGACGCGGTTCATGATGTCGCTCGCCGACTCCGTCGACCTCGTCGAGTTCGCCTTCCACAACGCGCGGCAGGGCGACCTGTTCATCCGCAAGGCGCGGGCGTGCACCATCGCGGACCTCGCTGCGGCGATGCTGCGACTGTTCCGCTCGGACTCGCAGATCGAGATCATCGGCACGCGGCACGCCGAGAAGGTGTCGGAGGCGCTCGCGAGCCGCGAGGAGCTGTCGAAGGCCATCGACATGGGCGACTACTTCCGCATCCCCCTCGACTCGCGCGGCCTCGACTACGAGCTGTACGTCGCCGAGGGCGACGCGAGGCAGGCGGAGTTCCTCGACTACGACTCCCACACCGTGCCGCGCATGTCGGTCGAGGAGGTCGAGGAGCTGCTGCTGACGCTGCCCGAGATCCGATCGGAGCTCGCGCTCGCGGGCCTGACGAGCAGCCGGGTGTGA
- a CDS encoding polysaccharide biosynthesis C-terminal domain-containing protein — translation MRVAVTGAGGFLGLHVRGALLEAGVEAVPVALGERFDERAAFAAVDGADAVLHLAGVHRAPEDLVRDGNRMLATQLARTLLDVPTPPRTVAYASTTQVGNGSAYGEAKEQAGDMVRAAADAVGARFVDHRLPNLFGEHGLPFTNSVTATFCHLLASGGRPEVHEDRTLDLLHAQDAADLLLGDVAAADRVHRATVTGVLARLERIASAYEVGEVPDIAERLDRDLFNTYRSHLVARRPAIRLASRADERGAFIELVRARGGSGQASISTTAPGVTRGDHFHRRKFERFTVVSGRAVIRLRRILTAEVVTIPVDGDEPVAVDMPTLWSHSIENVGDGPLHTSFWTDDLFDAARPDTIPERVLP, via the coding sequence ATGCGCGTCGCGGTGACGGGTGCCGGCGGCTTCCTCGGGCTCCACGTGCGAGGGGCGCTGCTGGAGGCCGGGGTGGAGGCGGTGCCGGTCGCGCTCGGCGAGCGGTTCGACGAGCGCGCGGCATTCGCCGCCGTCGACGGCGCGGATGCCGTGCTGCACCTCGCGGGCGTGCACCGCGCGCCCGAGGACCTCGTGCGCGACGGCAACCGCATGCTCGCGACGCAGCTCGCGCGCACGCTGCTCGACGTGCCGACGCCGCCGCGCACCGTCGCGTACGCGAGCACGACGCAGGTCGGCAACGGCTCGGCGTACGGCGAGGCGAAGGAGCAGGCGGGCGACATGGTGCGCGCCGCCGCCGACGCCGTCGGCGCGCGCTTCGTCGACCACCGGCTGCCGAACCTGTTCGGCGAGCACGGGCTGCCGTTCACGAACTCCGTCACCGCCACGTTCTGCCACCTGCTCGCGTCCGGCGGGCGACCGGAGGTGCACGAGGATCGCACGCTCGACCTGCTGCACGCGCAGGACGCCGCCGACCTGCTGCTCGGCGACGTCGCCGCCGCCGACCGCGTGCACCGCGCGACCGTCACCGGGGTGCTCGCGCGCCTCGAGCGCATCGCGAGCGCCTACGAGGTCGGCGAGGTGCCCGACATCGCCGAGCGGCTCGACCGCGACCTGTTCAACACGTACCGCTCGCACCTCGTCGCCCGCCGGCCGGCGATCCGGCTCGCGAGCCGTGCCGACGAGCGCGGCGCGTTCATCGAGCTCGTGCGCGCCCGCGGCGGCAGCGGTCAGGCGTCGATCTCGACGACGGCGCCGGGCGTCACGCGCGGCGACCACTTCCACCGTCGCAAGTTCGAGCGCTTCACGGTCGTGTCGGGCCGCGCCGTCATCCGCCTGCGCCGCATCCTCACGGCCGAGGTCGTGACGATCCCCGTCGACGGCGACGAGCCCGTGGCCGTCGACATGCCCACGTTGTGGAGCCACAGCATCGAGAACGTCGGCGACGGTCCGCTGCACACGAGCTTCTGGACCGACGACCTGTTCGACGCCGCCCGGCCCGACACGATCCCGGAGCGGGTGCTGCCATGA
- the wecB gene encoding non-hydrolyzing UDP-N-acetylglucosamine 2-epimerase yields MSARIKVMTVVGTRPEVIRLAATMRLLDRIADHVVVHTGQNYDYELNELLFEDLELRRPDRFLDADTSSLGAALGSILARVEVAIREEQPDAMLVLGDTNSCIAAVMGKRMRVPVFHMEAGNRAFDENVPEETNRRLVDHVADYNLAYTEHARRNLLAEGLHPSRTLVTGSPMREVLDQSRERIAASDVVARQGLVPGGYLLVSLHREETVDDPVRLRQALQALDALAVEHDMPVLVSTHPRTRKRLVDQEPELQRRLTLHPPFGFHDYVALQQSALVVLSDSGTIGEESSILGFPAVTLRDAIERPEALDVGALVTCGVDPESVVEAVRATLAMHDAMGPPSVPADYGPDDVSRRVVSFILSSTRSHRARAGLRR; encoded by the coding sequence ATGAGCGCGCGCATCAAGGTCATGACGGTCGTCGGCACGCGGCCGGAGGTCATCCGCCTCGCCGCCACGATGCGGCTGCTCGACCGCATCGCCGACCACGTCGTCGTGCACACGGGGCAGAACTACGACTACGAGCTCAACGAGCTGCTGTTCGAGGACCTCGAGCTGCGCCGCCCCGACCGCTTCCTCGACGCCGACACGTCGTCGCTCGGCGCGGCACTCGGCTCGATCCTCGCGCGCGTCGAGGTCGCGATCCGCGAGGAGCAGCCCGACGCGATGCTCGTGCTCGGCGACACGAACAGCTGCATCGCCGCCGTCATGGGCAAGCGGATGCGCGTGCCCGTCTTCCACATGGAGGCCGGCAACCGGGCGTTCGACGAGAACGTGCCGGAGGAGACGAACCGCAGGCTCGTCGACCACGTCGCCGACTACAACCTCGCCTACACCGAGCACGCGCGGCGCAACCTGCTCGCGGAGGGGCTGCATCCGTCGCGCACCCTCGTGACGGGGTCGCCGATGCGCGAGGTGCTCGACCAGAGCCGCGAGCGCATCGCGGCGAGCGACGTCGTCGCCAGGCAGGGGCTCGTGCCCGGCGGCTACCTGCTCGTGAGCCTGCACCGCGAGGAGACGGTCGACGACCCGGTGCGGCTGCGGCAGGCGCTGCAGGCGCTCGACGCCCTCGCGGTCGAGCACGACATGCCCGTGCTCGTGTCGACGCATCCGCGCACGCGCAAGCGGCTCGTCGACCAGGAGCCCGAGCTGCAGCGGCGGCTCACGCTGCACCCGCCGTTCGGGTTCCACGACTACGTGGCGCTGCAGCAGTCGGCGCTCGTCGTGCTGTCGGACAGCGGCACGATCGGCGAGGAGTCGAGCATCCTCGGCTTCCCCGCCGTCACGCTGCGCGACGCGATCGAGCGGCCCGAGGCGCTCGACGTGGGCGCGCTCGTGACGTGCGGCGTCGACCCCGAGAGCGTCGTCGAGGCGGTGCGGGCGACGCTCGCGATGCACGACGCCATGGGGCCGCCGAGCGTGCCCGCCGACTACGGTCCCGACGACGTGTCGCGGCGCGTCGTGTCGTTCATCCTCTCCAGCACGCGATCGCATCGGGCGCGCGCCGGCCTGCGGCGGTGA